The Streptomyces sp. NBC_01353 genome contains a region encoding:
- a CDS encoding glycerophosphodiester phosphodiesterase: MTHARQHTNRVPVQVVAHRGASEDAPEHTLAAYVKAIEDGADALECDVRLTADGHLVCVHDRRVDRTSNGRGAVSALELADLAALDFGTWRGREEAGESPDWKDPELTSVLTLERLLELVSDAGRRIELAIETKHPTRWAGQVEERLLTLLKRFGLAEPAAPEDSPVRVMSFSPRSLSRIAAAAPTLPTVSLSQFVTPRLRDGRLPAGARIAGPSIRIVRHHPTVILRLQKAGHQVHVWTVDDPEDVELCERLGVDAIITNRPKQVLSQLGRL, translated from the coding sequence GTGACCCACGCACGGCAGCACACCAACCGCGTCCCTGTTCAGGTGGTCGCCCACCGCGGAGCGTCCGAGGACGCCCCGGAACACACTCTGGCCGCCTATGTGAAGGCCATCGAGGACGGCGCCGACGCGCTCGAGTGCGATGTCCGGCTCACCGCCGACGGCCACCTCGTCTGCGTCCACGACCGACGCGTCGACCGCACCTCCAACGGCCGCGGTGCCGTCTCCGCCCTGGAGCTCGCCGACCTCGCCGCCCTCGACTTCGGCACCTGGAGGGGGCGCGAGGAGGCGGGTGAGAGTCCGGACTGGAAGGACCCCGAGCTCACCTCCGTACTCACCTTGGAACGCCTCCTCGAGCTGGTCTCCGACGCCGGGCGGCGGATAGAACTCGCCATCGAGACCAAGCACCCCACGCGCTGGGCGGGCCAGGTGGAGGAGCGGCTGCTGACCCTCCTCAAGCGGTTCGGTCTGGCGGAGCCGGCGGCTCCGGAGGACTCCCCCGTGCGCGTCATGAGCTTCTCCCCGCGCTCCCTCAGCCGAATCGCGGCGGCCGCACCGACCCTCCCCACCGTCTCGCTGTCCCAGTTCGTCACGCCCCGGCTGCGCGACGGACGGCTGCCGGCGGGCGCGCGGATCGCCGGACCGTCGATCCGGATCGTCCGCCACCACCCCACCGTGATCCTTCGGCTCCAGAAGGCCGGGCACCAGGTCCATGTATGGACGGTGGACGATCCGGAGGACGTGGAGCTGTGCGAGCGGCTCGGCGTCGACGCGATCATCACCAACCGCCCCAAGCAGGTGCTGTCCCAGTTGGGCCGCCTTTGA
- a CDS encoding DUF5926 family protein → MAKKRPQTKAAKAQVTNGEIPVVGAREPCPCGSGRRYKACHGRAAAHAVTELVQRPFEGLPGECDWVALRELVPAATVPLTLKDGLPEGVPSVTLATVLPMAWPALRRDDGSVLLALQNDSSSGDLARDLADTLQRALEAEPGTPVAPRRVPSEGPRLQDLLDPNSDFAPVVHEGFEFWIPESADNSNAEVTASLERANAAAIPTVKLTGVDSAYWCETPDKNHLRWVMPHPEEKLLDALARLHAAGTSALVDDTRLVGSFRAHGLMVPVWDLPTSMSAEDCEKPAAEFAERLAAALASDAPLTPEERRARGGLTNRQVTLS, encoded by the coding sequence ATGGCCAAGAAGCGCCCCCAGACGAAGGCCGCCAAGGCACAGGTCACGAACGGGGAGATCCCGGTCGTCGGTGCGCGCGAGCCGTGCCCGTGCGGTTCGGGCCGCCGCTACAAGGCGTGTCACGGCCGGGCCGCCGCACACGCCGTGACCGAGCTCGTCCAGCGCCCCTTCGAGGGACTGCCCGGCGAGTGCGACTGGGTCGCGCTGCGCGAGCTGGTGCCCGCCGCCACCGTCCCGCTCACCCTCAAGGACGGGCTGCCCGAGGGCGTGCCGTCCGTGACGCTCGCGACCGTGCTGCCGATGGCATGGCCGGCGCTGCGCCGGGACGACGGCTCCGTTCTGCTCGCCCTGCAGAACGACTCCTCCTCCGGCGACCTCGCCCGCGATCTCGCCGACACCCTCCAGCGCGCCCTGGAAGCGGAGCCCGGCACCCCGGTCGCGCCCCGCCGCGTGCCCTCCGAGGGCCCCCGTCTGCAAGACCTCCTCGACCCGAACAGCGATTTTGCGCCGGTCGTGCACGAGGGCTTCGAATTCTGGATTCCGGAGTCCGCCGACAACTCCAACGCCGAGGTCACCGCCTCCCTGGAGCGCGCGAACGCCGCCGCGATCCCCACCGTCAAGCTGACCGGTGTGGACTCGGCGTACTGGTGCGAGACCCCGGACAAGAACCACCTGCGCTGGGTCATGCCGCACCCCGAGGAGAAGCTCCTCGACGCGCTCGCCCGCCTGCACGCCGCCGGCACCTCCGCCCTCGTCGACGACACCCGTCTCGTCGGCTCCTTCCGGGCGCACGGCCTGATGGTCCCCGTCTGGGACCTGCCCACCTCGATGAGTGCCGAGGACTGCGAGAAGCCGGCCGCCGAGTTCGCCGAGCGGCTCGCCGCGGCGCTGGCCTCCGACGCCCCGCTGACGCCGGAGGAGCGCCGGGCGCGCGGGGGCCTCACCAACCGTCAGGTCACTCTCAGCTGA
- a CDS encoding ATP-binding protein → MRHRRLTGRFPVQAIGAFTPWRGAKEVSGVALVVAQKVPTSSSMAVPHGPAGVGEARHRMREQLSRSGMSESVVDDAVLILSELLSNACRHGRPLGRAEVGDGDVRAAWRIDASGGLTVEVTDGGGPTRPVPSTPSVTARGGRGLNIIGALAQDWGVRDSATGEVTVWVIVTEGHRREDFAARVGGGSGFDFLDAYDDLD, encoded by the coding sequence GTGCGTCACCGGAGGCTCACTGGCCGGTTTCCGGTCCAGGCCATTGGGGCATTCACACCGTGGCGTGGGGCAAAGGAGGTCTCGGGGGTGGCGTTGGTGGTGGCACAGAAGGTGCCCACGTCGTCGAGCATGGCCGTACCCCATGGCCCTGCGGGCGTGGGTGAGGCGCGACACCGTATGCGGGAGCAGTTGAGCCGCAGCGGGATGTCCGAATCGGTCGTCGACGATGCGGTACTGATCCTTTCCGAGCTGCTCAGCAATGCCTGCCGGCACGGCAGGCCGCTGGGGCGGGCCGAAGTGGGTGACGGGGACGTCCGAGCCGCGTGGCGCATCGATGCGTCGGGTGGCCTGACGGTCGAGGTGACGGACGGCGGTGGTCCCACACGGCCTGTTCCTTCGACGCCCTCGGTCACCGCGCGCGGCGGCCGTGGGCTGAACATCATCGGTGCACTGGCCCAGGACTGGGGCGTACGGGACAGCGCGACCGGCGAGGTCACGGTCTGGGTGATCGTCACCGAGGGCCATCGACGTGAGGACTTCGCGGCGAGGGTCGGCGGCGGCTCGGGCTTCGACTTCCTGGACGCGTACGACGACCTGGACTGA